In one window of Calypte anna isolate BGI_N300 chromosome 1, bCalAnn1_v1.p, whole genome shotgun sequence DNA:
- the EIF3L gene encoding eukaryotic translation initiation factor 3 subunit L, translated as MAYPGEDYDNEGAYDPYAYSNDYDMHTGDPKQDLAYERQYEQQTYQVIPEVIKNFIQYFHKTVSDLIDQKVYELQASHVSSDVIDQKVSEIQDIYENSWTKLTERFFKNTPWPEAEAIAPQVGNDAVFLILYKELYYRHIYAKVSGGPTLEQRFESYYNYCSLFNYILNADGPAPLELPNQWLWDIIDEFIYQFQSFSQYRCKTAKKSEEEIDFLRSNPKIWNVHSVLNVLHSLVDKSNINRQLEVYTSGGDPESVAGEYGRHSLYKMLGYFSLVGLLRLHSLLGDYYQAIKVLENIELNKKSMYSRVPECQVTTYYYVGFAYLMMRRYQDAIRVFANILLYIQRTKSMFQRTTYKYEMINKQNEQMHALLAIALTMYPMRIDESIHLQLREKYGDKMLRMQKGDAQVYEELFSYACPKFLSPVVPNYDNVHPNYHKEPFLQQLKVFADEVQQQAQLSTIRSFLKLYTTMPVAKLAGFLDLTEQEFRIQLLVFKHKMKNLVWTSGISALDGEFQSASEVDFYIDKDMIHIADTKVARRYGDFFIRQIHKFEELNRTLKKMGQRP; from the exons ATGGCCTACCCGGGGGAGGACTACGACAACGAG GGCGCCTACGACCCCTACGCCTACTCCAACGACTATGATATGCACACGG gaGATCCGAAGCAAGACCTGGCCTACGAGCGGCAGTACGAGCAGCAGACCTACCAGGTGATCCCCGAAGTGATCAAAAActttattcagtattttcacaAGACGGTGTCGGATCTCATTGACCAGAAGGTGTACGAGCTCCAGGCCAGCCACGTTTCCAGTGATGTCATTGACCAGAAAGTGTCTGAGATCCAGGACATCTATGAAAACAG CTGGACAAAGCTGACAGAAAGGTTTTTTAAGAATACCCCATGGCCAGAGGCTGAGGCCATTGCCCCTCAGGTTGGAAATG ATGCTGTTTTCCTCATCCTGTACAAGGAACTGTATTATAGGCACATCTATGCCAAAGTCAGC GGGggacccacactggagcagagatTTGAATCCTATTACAACTACTGCAGTCTCTTCAACTACATCCTCA ATGCTGATGGCCCTGCTCCTCTGGAACTCCCCAACCAGTGGCTCTGGGATATAATTGATGAGTTCATATACCAG ttCCAGTCTTTCAGCCAGTACCGCTGCAAGACAGCCAAGAAGTCTGAAGAGGAAATTGATTTCCTACGTTCCAACCCCAAGATCTGGAATGTCCACAGCGTCCTTAATGTGCTGCACTCCCTGGTGGACAAATCCAACATCAACCGCCAGCTGGAGGTCTACACAAGTGGAG gtGACCCTGAAAGTGTGGCTGGAGAATATGGTCGCCACTCCCTCTACAAGATGCTGGGCTATTTCAGCCTGGTTGGGCTACTGCGTCTGCACTCTCTGCTGGGGGATTACTACCAAGCAATCAAGGTTCTGGAGAACATCGAGCTCAACAAGAAG aGCATGTACTCCCGGGTGCCTGAGTGCCAGGTGACCACCTATTACTACGTGGGCTTTGCGTACCTTATGATGCGGCGCTACCAGGATGCCATCCGTGTCTTTGCCAACATCCTCCTCTACATCCAGAGGACCAAGAGCATGTTTCAGAGGACAACCTACAAGTATGAGATG ATTAACAAGCAGAATGAGCAGATGCACGCACTCCTGGCCATCGCCCTCACCATGTACCCCATGCGCATCGACGAGAGCATCCACCTgcagctgagagaaaaatatgGGGATAAGATGCTGCGCATGCAGAAGGGTGATGCACAGGTCTATGAGGAGCTCTTCAGTTATGCTTGCCCCAAGTTCCTCTCCCCTGTGGTCCCCAATTATGACAATGTGCACCCCAACTACCACAAGGAgcccttcctgcagcagctcaagGTCTTTGCTGATGAGGTTCAGCAGCAGGCCCAGCTCTCCACCATCCGTAGCTTCCTCAAGCTCTACACCACCATGCCTGTGGCCAAGCTGGCTGGCTTCTTAGACCTCACAGAGCAGGAGTTTCGTATCCAGCTGCTCGTCTTCAAGCACAAAATGAAGAACCTGGTATGGACCAGTGGCATATCTGCCCTGGATGGGGAGTTCCAGTCTGCCTCTGAGGTTGACTTCTATATTGACAAG GACATGATCCATATTGCAGACACAAAGGTCGCTCGACGCTATGGGGACTTCTTCATCCGCCAGATCCACAAGTTTGAGGAG CTGAATCGAACCCTGAAAAAGATGGGCCAGAGACCCTAG
- the ANKRD54 gene encoding ankyrin repeat domain-containing protein 54 translates to MEGGSGAAAAPDGEPEPESESEPGAGLTLGPVPGAPLGYLHVLWQREEPTGKIPARRLRRAARLHRRLGPTGKESHALKRLREAANSNDLDTVQQLLEDGTDPCAADDKGRTALHFASCNGNDHIVQLLLDHGADPNQRDGLGNTPLHLAACTNHVPVITTLLRGGARVDALDRAGRTPLHLAKSKLNILQEGLSHSLEAVRLEVKQIIQMLREYLERLGRHEQKEQLDDLCSRLQMTSTKEQVDEVTDLLASFTSLSLQMQMEKR, encoded by the exons ATGGAGGGCGGTAGTGGAGCTGCAGCAGCGCCCGATGGGGAGCCAGAACCAGAGTCAGAGTCAGAGCCGGGGGCTGGGCTGACGCTGGGGCCAGTTCCGGGCGCTCCCCTGGGCTACCTGCACGTCCTGTGGCAGCGGGAGGAACCTACGGGCAAGATCCCGGCCCGCCGCCTGCGCAGGGCCGCCCGCCTCCACCGCCGGCTGGGACCGACCGGCAAGGAGAGCCACG ctTTGAAAAGGCTGCGTGAAGCTGCCAATAGCAACGACTTGGATACAG TGCAGCAACTCCTGGAGGATGGGACTGACCCCTGTGCCGCGGATGACAAAGGCCGCACAGCCCTGCACTTTGCCTCCTGCAATGGCAACGACCACATTG TGCAACTGCTTCTGGACCATGGGGCTGACCCAAACCAGAGAGACGGTCTGGGAAACACCCCCTTACATTTGG ctgcctgcacgAACCACGTTCCTGTCATCACCACGCTGCTGCGCGGAG GGGCCAGAGTTGATGCCCTGGATCGAGCTGGTAGGACCCCGCTGCACCTTGCTAAATCAAAGCTAAACATCCTCCAGGAAGGACTCTCCCACAGCCTGGAGGCTGTACGCCTTGAAGTGAAACAG ATTATCCAGATGTTGCGGGAATACCTGGAGCGTCTGGGGAGGCATGAGcagaaggagcagctggatgaCCTCTGCTCCAGGTTACAGATGACTAGCACCAAGGAACAG GTTGACGAGGTTACAGACCTCCTGGCCAGCTTCACATCGCTCAGCCTGCAGATGCAGATGGAGAAGAGGTAA
- the GALR3 gene encoding galanin receptor type 3, whose protein sequence is MSSFNELVGIGASGRNVGVRQSLGSGTLGPELLVAAVVDAEQCPLAHGHGQVLCLPFSPRRSLQSDGEMPGGWNASSDSPELRAAGIIVPIIFSLIFLLGTVGNGLVLAVLLRNGQVKYNTTNLFILNLAMADLCFIICCVPFQATIYTLDGWLFGAFACKAVHFLIYLTMYASSFTLAAVSVDRYLAIRYPLKSRDLRTSRKAGVAIVVIWSLSLLFAGPYLSYYQIVHYHGVPICVPIWEDQRRKILDILTFVFGYLLPVTVVSLAYARTIKFLWTSVDPIERISESRKAKCKVTKMIVAVAILFCLCWLPHHLVILCFWFGHFPFNRATYACRLASHCLSYANSCLNPIVYALISKHFRKRFKQVFTCLFFKNKTGKKKKRVGKKVHVVNTSKGFTNSTRGFYGGNTEVPEGSTRKRDPEGASHDARAWTHQVQDAMVFVQKELLEEESLAPGGHPIPMTPAGGTQEFLTVHYRCFPDCE, encoded by the exons ATGTCATCATTTAATGAGCTGGTTGGGATTGGAGCCTCTGGGAGAAACGTGGGTGTCAGACAAAGCCTAGGATCGGGCACCTTAGGGCCAGAGCTCTTGGTGGCTGCTGTGGTCGATGCTGAGCAGTGTCCACTTGCCCATGGCCATGGACAGGTGCTGTGTCTCCCTTTTTCCCCACGCAGGTCCCTGCAGTCAGATGGGGAGATGCCAGGAGGCTGGAATGCCTCCTCTGACAGCCCGGAGCTACGAGCTGCAGGGATTATCGTACCCATCATCTTCTCCCTCATTTTCCTCCTGGGCACTGTGGGCAATGGGCTGGTGCTGGCCGTGCTGCTGCGGAATGGCCAAGTCAAGTACAACACCACCAACCTCTTCATCCTTAACCTGGCCATGGCCGACCTCTGCTTCATCATCTGCTGCGTCCCCTTCCAGGCCACCATTTACACCCTGGATGGGTGGCTCTTTGGGGCCTTTGCCTGTAAGGCTGTGCATTTCCTGATCTACCTCACCATGTATGCCAGCAGCTTTACCCTGGCTGCTGTCTCCGTCGACAG gTACCTGGCAATTCGCTATCCACTGAAGTCCCGAGATCTCCGCACCTCACGAAAAGCAGGAGTGGCCATTGTAGTGATCTGGTCTCTGTCTCTGCTCTTCGCAGGGCCTTACCTCAGTTACTACCAGATAGTCCATTACCATGGGGTGCCCATCTGTGTCCCCATCTGGGAGGACCAGCGCCGAAAGATTCTGGACATCTTGACATTTGTCTTTGGATACCTCCTGCCCGTGACTGTGGTGAGCTTGGCATACGCCAGGACCATCAAGTTCCTGTGGACCTCCGTAGACCCCATAGAAAGGATCTCAGAGTCGAGGAAGGCCAAGTGTAAGGTCACTAAGATGATTGTGGCTGTGGCCATCTTGTTCTGCCTTTGCTGGCTGCCTCACCACCTGGTCATCCTGTGCTTCTGGTTTGGCCACTTCCCCTTCAATCGAGCCACTTATGCCTGCCGCCTGGCTTCCCACTGTCTTTCATATGCTAACTCCTGCCTCAACCCCATTGTCTACGCCCTCATCTCCAAGCATTTCCGCAAGCGTTTCAAGCAGGTCTTCACCTGCCTCTTCTTCAAGAACAAAACcgggaagaagaagaagagagttGGAAAGAAAGTCCACGTGGTCAACACAAGCAAAGGTTTCACCAACAGCACCAGAGGTTTCTATGGAGGCAACACGGAGGTCCCAGAGGGGAGCACCAGAAAGAGGGACCCTGAAGGTGCCAGTCATGATGCCAGAGCATGGACTCACCAGGTACAAGATGCCATGGTCTTTGTTCAGAAGGAGCTGTTGGAAGAGGAAAGTTTGGCACCAGGTGGCCATCCCATACCCATGACTCCTGCAGGAGGAACTCAGGAGTTCCTCACTGTTCATTACAGATGTTTTCCAGACTGTGAGTAA
- the LOC115599708 gene encoding noggin-like yields the protein MEGLRYVILLLLCLLPPPGTLALSLEEPRELPSLPPPSTADPTAHLLRGRPSAPVRPYSLSLSPEDYHYSPKPRHLRPGRLRRLLGSAFDPFWMATEEPRGRNSSIPGENLESLHRDLAEGAGRYRRKLWREVEGMELPTLLPPIPGLPPELPEVLARRLRQWLVERAACRLTSTWVDLGAVFWPRWIRHTACETGPPGCSWPPGMACRPAQVTHIKLLAWHCWAPPVPGPPHCAWRQIPYPVVAACKCSCR from the coding sequence ATGGAGGGACTGCGCTAtgtcatcctcctcctcctctgcctgctcccaccACCAGGCACCCTGGCCCTGTCGCTGGAGGAACCCCGGGAGCTGCCGTCGCTGCCTCCACCCAGCACCGCCGACCCCACCGCCCACCTGCTCCGCGGCCGCCCCTCTGCCCCGGTGCGGCCCTacagcctctctctctcccctgagGATTACCACTACTCCCCCAAGCCCCGGCACCTGCGGCCTGGGCGGCTGCGCCGGCTGCTGGGCTCAGCCTTCGACCCCTTCTGGATGGCGACCGAGGAGCCGCGAGGCCGCAACAGCAGCATCCCCGGGGAGAacctggagtcccttcaccgGGACCTGGCGGAAGGTGCCGGGCGCTACCGCCGCAAATTATGGAGGGAAgtggaggggatggagctgcctACCCTGCTGCCCCCCATCCCCGGGCTGCCCCCCGAGCTGCCAGAGGTTCTGGCCCGCCGCCTGAGGCAGTGGCTGGTGGAGCGGGCTGCCTGCCGCCTCACCTCCACCTGGGTTGACCTGGGAGCTGTCTTCTGGCCCCGATGGATCCGACACACTGCCTGTGAGACTGGGCCCCCCGGTTGCTCCTGGCCCCCTGGCATGGCCTGCCGCCCGGCGCAGGTCACCCACATCAAGCTGCTGGCGTGGCACTGCTGGGCACCCCCGGTCCCCGGACCCCCACACTGTGCCTGGCGGCAGATCCCATACCCCGTTGTGGCCGCCTGCAAGTGCTCCTGCCGCTGA